In Coriobacteriia bacterium, the sequence CGCCCATGGTGGGGTGAACCAAGAATGCGAGTGAGGTCTCATGGACTTCGGCCGCGACCGGCAGACGATGAGCCGGGGCCAAGCCCGCCGAGGCGAACGCCTCCTCGCGATAGATTTCGGCGCATCCGCCGTACTGCGCCATTACGCCCTCGGCGGTGATCGCGGTGGCGATGCGGTCGCGACTCCACCCGGGCGCCAGGGCATCGGGTTCAACGTAGGTGTAGAAGCGGTAGAACGCGTGGGCGGTGTCGTCGGGGGGAAGCGGGACGCGCAGTGCAGGAATGCCGCTCAGACCTCGGGCGAGACGGAGTGCGTTGCGTGTGCGCTGTGCGTGCCAGTCCGGCAGCTTCGACAGGCCCACGCGCCCGACGGCTGCCGAGAACTCGTCTAGGCGCCAGTTCGAGCCGAAGCTGTCGACCGTCCACTTGAAGGAGGTTGAACCCGACATGAAATCGGGATCGTGCACCTTGCGATAGGACTTGCCGTGGTCCTTGTAGGACCAGGCGACCTCGTATGCTGCGTCGTCGTCGAGAACGAGCATGCCCCCCTCGCCGACGGGAAGCACCTTGTCCTGGCAGAACGAGAAGGCCGCAGCGTGGCTGCCGAGCGCCCCAACGGGTCGACCTCGGTAGGTAGCACCGTGAGCCTGCGCGCAGTCCTCGATGACGACTAGGTCACGCTCGGCCGCCAGACGCATGATTCCGTCCATGTCGACAGGCCAACCGCCCAAGTGGACAGGGATGATCGCCCGGGTCCTCTCGGTGAGCACGTCGGCCACGGTCTCTGCGGTCAGGTTCGAGCTGTCGCGGTCGATGTCGGCGCAGATGGGGACCGCGCCGACCGCAACCACCGCGCTGGCCGTCGCGATGAAGGTGCGGCTGGGCACGATGACCGCATCACCCGGGCCGATTCCGAAGGCGCGCAGACCGAGTTCGAGCGCGAGTGTTCCGTTCGCCAGCGCGATACCGTGCTGGCGTTCGAGCGATTGAGCGTACTCGGACTCGAAGATCTTGCCCTGTTCGCCTGTCCAGTAGTTGAGGCGACCTGAGCGCGCGACCTCGGCGACCGCCGCGATCTCCTCGGCACCCGGGGCAGGCCAGGTGGGGAGCGGGGCGGTCCTGACGGGTGGGCCGCCGTCGATGGCGAGCGGTGCGGTCACGCTACTCCTCTGAGGCGGTGATCGAGCGGGCAGGGACGCCGGCGTAGCGACCGTCAGCGGGAATGTCGCCGACGACGACCGTGCCGGCGCCGAGCACCGTCCAGTTACCCACCGAACGGGAAGGGATGATCGAGCAGCCTGCGCCGACCAGTGCGCCCTCACCGATGCTCACGCCGCCACACAGGCCCGTCATGGGTCCGATGTGGGCGTGATCGCCGATGACGCAGTCGTGGTCGACGGTCGAGCTGGTGTTCAGAATGGCGTTGCTGCCGATGTGCGCTCCGGTGTTGATCACCACGCCGGCGGCCACGAACGTCCCTTCGCCGATGACGACTCCGGGGGCGATGACCGCTGATGGGTGGATCACGGTGGCGGGTCTCAGTCCTGATGCGGAGTAGTCAGCGAACAGCCCGGCGCGGGTGAGGTTGTCGCCCACCGCGACGATGAACCCATCGGCGTCGGCACCCTTGGCCGAAGGTGAGACGGGCACACCGAGCACGTCGGAACGCCCACCAGGGTCGCCCACGACGCGCACCACGTCGATGCCCGCGAGCTGCGCCGCATCGACAACGACGCTTGCGTGCCCGCCCGCACCGATCACGAGTAGCCTCACGAGTCCTCCTGATCAGATTGGGTCGTCACGTTTCCGCCGAACGGCTCCATGGTCGCGTGCCCGGTTGCTGAGACGCCGTCTCGACGAAACACCGTCGAGACCGTTCTGGCCAGAATGCGGAAGTCGAGCAGGAACGACCTGTTGTCCACGTACCACACATCCATCGCGAAGCGCTCGTCCCACGACACGGCGTTGCGCCCATTCACCTGTGCCCATCCCGTGATTCCCGGCCGCACCTCATGCCTGCGAGCCTGCAAGTCATTGTAGCGCGGCAGGTACTCCACCAGCAGTGGTCGTGGCCCGACGATGCTCATCTGTCCGAGAAGCACGTTGACCAGCTCGGGCAGCTCGTCGAGCGAACTCGAGCGTAGGATGCGACCGAAGCGGGTGAGACGTTGTGCGTCCGACCCCACGGCGCTGACCGCGCTCTCGCCCAAGAGGGCGTCATGCATCGATCGGAACTTGTAGAGCGTGAAGACCCGACCGCCTCTTCCCGGTCTCTGTTGGGTGAACAACACCGGCGAGCCGAGCATCACCCTCACGAGCAGCGCCGTGATCAGGAGAACGGGGCTCAGCACGACGAGGAGCACTGCCGCAGTCAGGACGTCGAGGATTCGCTTCACGACGTCGTAAGCACGATGGGTGCGACTCACGCCGTGCCTCCCGGGAGAAATGCACTATCGGTGGAAAGGCGAGCGTCTCTGATCACGCGGATGGTCACCATTTTCGTCTGAGTGGTCAGCGGAGCACCTAGATACTCGGGCACCATTCTAACGTGCCGATTCTTCGGCCGAATCGCTGAACAGCTTCCTGAAGAGCGAAGGTCTCGTTGCGATCGCGATCCACCCCCAGGTGACCCCCCACCACAGCGTGGCGACACGGGTGATCATGGTAGCGGCACCTGCGCTCAAGGGGTCCATGCCGGAGGCGACCAGGATTCCCACCATCGAGGCCTCG encodes:
- a CDS encoding DegT/DnrJ/EryC1/StrS aminotransferase family protein, whose protein sequence is MTAPLAIDGGPPVRTAPLPTWPAPGAEEIAAVAEVARSGRLNYWTGEQGKIFESEYAQSLERQHGIALANGTLALELGLRAFGIGPGDAVIVPSRTFIATASAVVAVGAVPICADIDRDSSNLTAETVADVLTERTRAIIPVHLGGWPVDMDGIMRLAAERDLVVIEDCAQAHGATYRGRPVGALGSHAAAFSFCQDKVLPVGEGGMLVLDDDAAYEVAWSYKDHGKSYRKVHDPDFMSGSTSFKWTVDSFGSNWRLDEFSAAVGRVGLSKLPDWHAQRTRNALRLARGLSGIPALRVPLPPDDTAHAFYRFYTYVEPDALAPGWSRDRIATAITAEGVMAQYGGCAEIYREEAFASAGLAPAHRLPVAAEVHETSLAFLVHPTMGDADIDDTITAVHKVFEAASR
- a CDS encoding acetyltransferase; this encodes MRLLVIGAGGHASVVVDAAQLAGIDVVRVVGDPGGRSDVLGVPVSPSAKGADADGFIVAVGDNLTRAGLFADYSASGLRPATVIHPSAVIAPGVVIGEGTFVAAGVVINTGAHIGSNAILNTSSTVDHDCVIGDHAHIGPMTGLCGGVSIGEGALVGAGCSIIPSRSVGNWTVLGAGTVVVGDIPADGRYAGVPARSITASEE
- a CDS encoding sugar transferase, with the protein product MSRTHRAYDVVKRILDVLTAAVLLVVLSPVLLITALLVRVMLGSPVLFTQQRPGRGGRVFTLYKFRSMHDALLGESAVSAVGSDAQRLTRFGRILRSSSLDELPELVNVLLGQMSIVGPRPLLVEYLPRYNDLQARRHEVRPGITGWAQVNGRNAVSWDERFAMDVWYVDNRSFLLDFRILARTVSTVFRRDGVSATGHATMEPFGGNVTTQSDQEDS